DNA from Mesorhizobium sp. B2-1-1:
CCATCAAAGGCGTTTAACTCCTTGAACGTCAGCGGACGGCGGAACAGGTCTCGGCGCTCGCCGGTCACGCGTTTCAGGCCGGTGGCGAAGCGTGAACCCCGATCGAGCGCCGAAAGCGCGGCCGCATCGCCCTCCACCGCATGCACTTCCGATCTCGCGGCCAACCGCAGGGCGAAGCTGCCGCAGCCGGCGAAGAGATCGGCAATTTTTTTGGCACGTTTCAGATGTCCGCCGACGATATCGGCCATGGTCCGTTCGGCTGCCTCCGTCGCCTGCAGGAAGGCGCCCGGCGGCACCGCGACGGCAACGCTGCCGAACATGACGACAGGCTTCTTCGGCTCGATGATGATCTCGTCATCGATGGACAGTCTGGCAAAGCCCTGCGCAATGACAAAATTGGCGGCGATGCGGCGCTGGTTTTCGCCGAGCTTGCCCGATTCATGCACCGCCACGTCGAGGCCGGAATCCGTCACTGTGACCGCCATGCGAAACGATTTCGGGGTGGCGCAGATCAATTCGGCGAGTGCCCTCAAGCCGTCGAGCGCGCTGACGATCCCAGGCAGCGAGATCGGGCATTCGGAGATGGAAATGATTTCCGGCGACAGATGGCGATTGAAGCCGAGCAGCATGCCTGTTTCGGTGCGCCTGGCGGCGAGCACGACGCGGCGGCGCGTGTGCGGCGCGCAGGCGACCAGACCGCCTATTTCGCAATCGATGCCTCTCAGCGCATGCACGACCTTCTCGCGCTTCCACTGCTGATAGGCTTGCGCCTCCAAATGCTGGAGGGCGCAGCCGCCGCACTCGCCGAAATGTCGGCAGGCGGGTTCGATGCGCAGGGGCGAGGCCTCGATCAGCGCCATCAGCGTGGCGCGATCCCTTTCACGCGCCGCGGTGACGACCTCGCCTGGCAGCGTGAAAGGAATGAACAGATCGCCGCTTTCGGTGTCGGCGATGCCATCCCCCTGGGCGCCAAGCTTTTTGATGGTGAAGCGTGCACTCATCGGTCCTTGACCCCACCAAGCAGGAATTCGCGATTGCCGTCACCGCCCTCGATCGGCGACAGATGCAAGCCGAGCGAGCGCCAGCCGGGCACGGCATCCAGCCAATCCTGCAGCAAGCCGGCGACACGGGCGGCATGATAGGGGTCTTTCAGCAGGCCGCCCTTGCCGATCGCCTCGCGACCCGCCTCGAACTGCGGCTTGACCAGAAACATCGCTGCGGCACCGGGCTTGGCGATGGCAAGCGCAGGCGGCAGGGCCAGTTTCAGTGAAATGAAACTGACGTCGGAGACTATGAAGTCCGGACTGCGGCCGCCAAGATCGGCGGTTGAGAGATCGCGGGCGTTCAGCCCCTCGATGACCGTCACGCGCGCGTCCTTGCCGATATCAGCATGCATCTGTCCGTGACCGACATCGATCGCCGTGACATGGGTCGCGCCGCGTTCGAGCAGGACCTGGGTGAATCCGCCGGTCGAGGCGCCGATGTCGAGCGCCTCACAGCCGGCCGGATCGAGGCCGAAATGGTCGAGCCCGGCGATCAGCTTCAGCGCCGCGCGTGAGACATAGCCTTGGGCCGGGTCATCAACGGCGATGACGCATTCCGGTTGCACGGCCTGACCCGGCTTGCGGCCAATGACGCCATCAACCGTTACCGTACCACGTTCGATCGCGTCACGTGCACGCGAGCGGCTGGAAAACAGCCCACGCGCTACGAGCAGATCGTCGAGCCGCTGGCGCGTGCTGGCTGGCCGGGGAAAATTCATCGGTCTTCCTTGGCGAAAGCCGGCGGCGAAGGCAAGGAGATTGGAGCAGGAGAAGCAACATCGCCGCAGGGCAGCGACCGCAGAGAGCCGCTCGCGGCCAGTCGCATATCGCATCAGGTCGGCCACGATGATAAGGAAGAAACGCCGTTTTGCTGCCGAAGGCGAAGGAGGACGGATGCTTACGGGAACCTGCCATTGCGGTGCCGCCCACTGGACCTTGAAGGGCGATCCCGGGCCGATCACCGCTTGCAACTGCACGCTGTGCCGACGTTACGGCACGCTCTGGGCCTACGACTTTGTCGATGAACGTATCCGCGTCGTGGGGCCGATAAAAAGCTATAAACGTGCCGGCAAGGCCGAACCCACGCTCGAGATCCTGTTCTGCCCGACATGTGCGTGCGTGCTTGCCTGGCGCGGTTTGCGCCCAGCCGAGTCCGGCCGCACGCGGATCGCCGTCAATGTAAGGCTTGCGCCGCCGGAAGCCGTGGCCGACCTGCCGATCGACCATTTCGACGGTCTCGAGACCTACGACGATCTGCCGCGCGATGGCCGCTGCGTGCGCGACATGTGGTTTTGATTTGGGTGGTTTGATTTGGGCGAGATCAGAAGATGGTGCGGGGAGCCTGCCGTTCGACGGCGGGAGACAGGCCGTCATCCCGATCGCGGGCAACTTCCCTGCGCGGGCGCTCGACTGGCGCGGCGGATGCCGATGCGGCGTCCGGCGGGACAACAAGCTGCGGCAGCTGCTTGTAGGAGAAGCCGCCCCTGATATGCCCCATCCTGCTGGCGACTATATCCACGGCCGCCTTCTCGAGATTGCGGTCGTAGCGCGTTCCGGCGATGGCCGGCGCTGCGATGGCGGTCAGGATCGCCATACCGCATAGAAGCGTCTTCACTTTTGTTGTCTCCCTGCCTGGCCAGAACCTAGCAGCGTGCCGTTGAAAAACGGGCAAGAGACACGGTAAGCAAAACGCCAAACCGCAATGTCAACAATGCGTTACGACATCGAGCCGGCAAACCGATTCAAGCGCTTGATGTGTCGAGTCAGGCGCGCTGGGCGCGGACCGCCTGCCCGAGGGCGGTGAAAACCGTATGGACGATGCCGGCGGCATCGAGACCGGCATCGGCATACATCTTTTCCGGCTTGGCGTGGTCCGCAAACACGTCCGGTAGCACAAGCGGGCGCACTTTCAGGCCGCTTTCCAGCAGGCCCTCATGGGCGAGGAACTGCAAAACGTGACTGGCGAAGCCGCCGACGGCGCCCTCCTCCACCGTGACCAGAACCTCGTGCGAGCGGGCCAGCCGTCGGATCAGGTCCTCGTCGAGCGGCTTCGCGAAGCGCGCATCGGCGACGGTGGTCGAAAGCCCGGCCGCGCCCAGCTCCTCGGCCGCGATCAGGCAATCCTGCAAGCGCGTGCCGAAGGAGAGGAGTGCCACCTTGCCGCCTTCCCTGATGATGCGGCCCTTGCCGATTTCGAGCACCGAGCCGCGATCGGGCATGTCAACGCCGACGCCATTGCCGCGCGGATAGCGGAAGGCGATCGGGCCGTCATCGTAGGTTGCCGCGGTGCGCACCATGTGGCGCAGTTCCGCCTCGTCGGCCGCCGCCATGACGACGAAGCCCGGCAGGGAGGCCAGGAAGGTGGTGTCGAAGGCGCCGCAATGGGTGGCGCCGTCGGCTCCGACGAAGCCGGCGCGATCGATGGGGAAGCGCACCGGCAATTTCTGGATCGCCACGTCGTGCACGACCTGATCGTAGGCACGTTGCAAGAAGGTCGAATAGATCGCCGCGAACGGCTTGTAGCCTTCGGTCGCGAGGCCGGCCGCGAACGTCACCGCATGCTGTTCGGCGATGCCGACGTCGAAGGTCCTGGCCGGAAACACTTCGCCGAACAGGTCAAGCCCGGTGCCGCCCGGCATGGCGGCGGTGACGGCGACGATGCGCTCGTCCTCCTGGGCCTCCCGGATCAGGCTTTCGGCGAACACCTTGGTATAGGCCGGCGCGTTGGCCGGGGCCTTGGCCTGAGCGCCGGTGATGACGTCGAACTTGTTGACGCCGTGATATTTGTCGGCCGCGGCCTCGGCCGGCGCGTAGCCCTTGCCCTTCTGGGTGACGACATGGATCAGCACGGGGCCCTTGCCATTGTCACGGACATTTTTCAGCACCGGGATCAGATGGTCCAGATTGTGACCGTCGATCGGACCGATGTGGTAGAAGCCGAGCTCCTCGAACAGCGTGCCGCCGGTGACGTAGCCGCGCGCATGCTCGACCGCCCTGGTGATGGCACGGTCGGCACGCTTGCCAAGATACGAGGTCAGTTTCTTGCCGAAGTCGCGCAGGCCGACATAGGCCTTGCCAGAGGCCAGGCGCGCCAGATAGGCGCTCATGGCGCCGGTCGGCGGGGCGATCGACATGTCGTTGTCGTTGAGGATGACGATCAGGCGGGCATCGAGCGCACCGGCATTGTTCATCGCCTCGTAGGCCATGCCGGCCGACATGGCGCCGTCGCCGATGACAGCGACGACATTGTTGCGGCCGCCGGCAAGATCGCGGGCCGCCGCCATGCCGAGGCCGGCCGATATCGACGTCGAGGAGTGGGCGGCGCCAAACGGATCGTATTCGCTTTCGGTGCGGCGGGTGAAGCCGGAGAGGCCGCCCTCCTGCCGCAGGGTGCGGATGCGATCGCGGCGCCCGGTCAGGATCTTGTGCGGATAGGCCTGGTGGCCGACATCCCAGATCAACCGGTCATCGGGCGTGTTGAAGACATAGTGCAGCGCCACGGTCAGTTCGACCACGCCAAGCCCGGCGCCGAGATGACCGCCGGTGCGCGACACCGCGTCGATCAGTTCGAGGCGAAGCTCCGATGCCAGTTGCGGCAATTCGCTTTCGGAAAGCGTGCGCAGCTCGGCCGGGATGCGGACCTTGTCGAGAAGCGGCGTATGCGGCGTTGCGTTCACGGGTAGGCCCAAGCTTCTGTTCATGCGCGGGATAGGCCGCCGGCAGGCGAAAGTAAATGCCTGCCAAATGACGCGAAAGGCACGCCCCGTCGTCGACTTCCTCAGCCTTCCGGCAGTGGAATGAACTCTTCCTCATCGCCGGGAACGATGTCGAAGCGGCCGGTCTTCCATTCTTGCTTGGCCTGTTCGATGCGCTCCTTGGAGGACGAGACAAAATTCCACCAGATGTAGCGCTTCGAGCCCAGCGAGGCACCGCCGAAAAGCATGAAATGGGCACCAGCCTGTGAGGATACGACGATCTCGTCGCCGGGCCGGAACACCAGAAGCCGTTCCGCCGGAAACACGTCGCCGGAAATCGAGACCTCGCCTTCCAGCGTATAGATGGCGCGTTCTTCCGCGTCGGCAGGGATTTTCACGCTGGCGCCGGGCGCCAGCCTGAGGTCGGCGTAGAGCGTCTCGGAATCGGCTCGCACCGGGGAACGCAGCCCCTGGAAATCGCCTATGACGATGCGGCCGCTGACGCCTTCCGCGTCGATGTCGGGAAGCCGCGCGACAGCGGTGTTTTCGAAAACCGGCGCCACTTCCTCCTTGCCGTCCGGCAGCGCCAACCATGTCTGCAGCCCCGAGACCGACATCGGCGCGCCGCGCAGTTCTTCCGGCGTGCGCTCCGAATGGACGATGCCGCGGCCGGCGGTCATCAGGTTCACGTCACCCGGCTCGATCACCATCTCGGTGCCGAGCGAATCGCGATGCCTGATCCTGCCGTCGAACAGGTAGGTGACCGTCGACAGGCCGATATGAGGATGCGGCCGGACGTCGAGCGCCTGACCGGCACGCAGGATGGCCGGGCCCATGCGGTCGAAGAAGATGAAGGGACCGACCAGCCGCCTTTTGGCGGTCGGCAAGGCGCGGCGAACCTGAAAACCGCCAATGTCCTTGGCGTTCGGAATGACCATCAATTCGATCTGGTCGCTGGCAAAGGCATCGCCGGCTTCAGGATCCTTCCCGGGAAAGAAGCTCATGAACTCTCCTTGTCAGCGGCCGATGGCTGCTTTGGCCAGATCAGGCAAAGCGGATCGCCGCCTTCGCCCGCAGCTTGGCCGCAACCTCCTCGCGATTGCGCGGATGCTGGTTGGTTTCAAGCGAATCGAGAAGCTCGCGCGCCGACGCCGCGATGGCCTCGACGGCATGGTCGAATGCGTGCTGGTTCTGCTTCGAAGGCCGCGTCGTTCCGCTCAGCTTGCGAACGAATTGAAGGGCTGCATCGCGCACCTCGTCGTTGGTCGCCGGCGGATCAAAATTGAACAGGGTCTTGATGTTTCTGCACATCGCTTCCGTATCTCCTCTTGTCCTGGAGCCGTTTCAATCGGGACGCGTTCTATCCTCAATCATGATCGTGTCAAAAACCAGAGAGACGGCTGCGTGCCTCAATCCGCGTCCAGCGGCTCCGTCCCGACCGGCTTGCCGTCGCGGGACAGCCTGATCTTCTCCACCTTGTCCTCGGCCGCCTTGAGCAGCCGGTCGCAATGCACCTTCAGCGCCTCGCCGCGCTCGTAGATCCTGATCGACTGGTCGAGCGGCACATCGCCACGCTCCAGATCATCGACGATCTTCTCCAGCGCGTCGAGAGCCTGTTCGAAGCTCATCGCCTTGACGTCTTCGTTGGTTTCACCAGCCATCATTCATCCTTTCATCAGTCGCCCGACATGGGCGGCGACCGAAAATGCCAATCCTTGCAGATCGTAGCCGCCCTCGAGCAGGCTGACGAGCCGGTTGCCGCTGTGGCGCGCCGCGCGCTGCATGAGTTGGCCGGTCGCCCAGTCGAAATCATCCTCGGTCAGGTTGATCTCGGCCAGCGGGTCGCGATGATGCGCATCGAAGCCGGCCGAAATGATGATCAGGTTGGGTGCAAAATTGTCGAGCGAGGGCAGCACGCGCGACAGGAAGGCATCGCGGAACGCCTCGCTGCCGGTCTGCGGCGCAAGCGGCGCGTTGACGATGTTGCCGGCGCCGGTTTCGTTCTTTGCTCCGGTGCCCGGGTAGAGCGGCATCTGGTGCGTCGAGCAATAAAGCACGGACGGATCGTCCCAGAAAATATCCTGCGTGCCGTTGCCGTGATGCACGTCCCAGTCGACGATGGCGACACGTTCGATATCGTGTTTGTGCTGTGCATAACGTGCGGCGATGGCCGCCGTGTTGAACAGGCAGAAGCCCATCGCGGTCGCTTTCTCGGCATGATGGCCGGGCGGCCGGGCGGCGACGAAAACGTTGTCTGCCCTGCCGGCAAAGACGTCGTCGACGGCGGCGTTGGCGGCTCCGATCGCGGTGATCGCCGCCTGCCAGCTCTTCGGGCTGGCCGTTGTGTCGGCATCGATGCGGGCGATGCCCGTCTCGGGAATGGCGGCGCGTACCCGCTCGACGAAATCCTCGGGATGCGCGTAGAGAATGGTGGCCTCGTCGCCTTCCGGCGCCTCGAGGCGGTCGAGCGCGGCAAAAGCCTCGTCGTCGAGCACGCGCTCGATGGCGCGCAAGCGGTCCGGCCGCTCCGGATGGCCGGGCGGCGTGATGTGCTCAAGGAAGATCGGATGGGTGTAGAGACGAGTGGCCATGCCCCCTATCTAGTGCCCCGGCGCGGCGATGGCCATGCGTTGCGGCCTGATGGCTGGGGAAAATCGCGCCTGCGTCCATTCGCGTCGCCGCGGGGATTGGCGGCGCAGGGGCTTCGTCGTAAAGTCCCGGCCACTGCCTGGTGCCCGCCGCGAGCGGGAGAATCGGGAACACGGTTTGATACCGTGGCGTGCCCAACGCTGTAAGGGGGACCGCGCCGGTAAATGCCACTGTCGAGGACGGGAAGGCGCCGGATGAGGGTTGATCCCGAGCCAGAAGACCGGCCTGGCAGGCATCGTCATCCGCATGGTCAGGCGGACGGCAGTTGATTGCAATCGCAAGGGGACAAGCGATGCCGGACAATATGACCATCCCCGTGGGTGACGGATTCGACCAGATGGCGCGCGATGCGGTCTACCGCGCCATGTTCACGCGGCGCGATGTCCGCAGCCATTTTACATCAGAGGCCGTCGACGACGAGGTCTTGGCGCGGCTGCTGCTTGCCGCCCATCACGCGCCATCGGTCGGCTTCATGCAGCCATGGAATTTCATCGTCATTCGTGGCACCGAACGACGGGAACAGGTGCGCGACCTGTTCCTCGCGGCGCGCGAGCAGGAATTGCCGGCGATCGAGGAAGAGCGGCGGGCGCTCTACCGCAAGCTCAAGCTGGAAGGCATCTGCGAAAGCGCGCTCAATATCTGTATCACCTGCGACCGCCGACGCTCACAGGGTTCGCCGCTGGGACGCTGGCACAATCCCGAGATGGATCTCTACAGCACGGTCTGCGCGGTGCAGAATTTCTGGCTGGCGGCGCGCGCCGAAGGCGTCGGCGTTGGCTGGGTCAGCATTATCGAGGCGCAGGCGTTGAAAGGCCTTCTGTCGATTCCCGAGCATGTGACGCCGGTGGCCTATCTCTGTGTCGGCCGTGTCTCGGAGTTCGCGCCGAAACCGGACCTCGAAACACATGGCTGGGGGCGGCGGCTGCCGCTGCCCGAGCTGATCATGAGCGAGACGTTTTGCGGACAGGGCGAAGTTCCGCTCAAATCAACGATCGCACGCCTCAAGGCGGCAACATGCGAAAAGTCTGACAAACCCTTGATTTGATTGCGGATACGGCATGCCCAGAGCTGCCGGCGGCCTGCCGTCGTCAGGCGGCTCCGGCATCATTCCTCAACAATCCTTCGAGCAGTTGCTTGAATGCCGCCACCACGGTCTTTGATGTCGCTTCCGGGTCGTTCGAATTGGCGATCCGCTGCGCCGCCTGGCTGCTCGCCCCGTTGATCAGCCGTGCCGCGGTCTCGGGGTCTACGCCCGGGACAACTACCCCGTCGCCCTGCAGCGTCGTCAGGTGATCGGTCATCGACGCGACGCAGGCATTGGCGTTCGGCCATTGCGCGGGATCCCCCAGCACGGCCGGACCGTCCCGAAACATGATGCGCTGGATTTCCGGCTCCAGCGCCATTTCGATGTAGCTCGTGCATTCGTCGACGAAGCTTTGCCAGCGGGTCGGTGCTTTCGCTGCAACCTCATTCACCCGTGCCGCCATCTCGGCGTCTATCTCGGCGATAACCGCCTGCAAAAGCCCCTTCTTGTCCCCGAAATGATGATAGAGCGCACCGCGCGTCAGCCCGGCCGATGCGGTGAAATCATCCATCGATGCCTCGGCATAACCGATCGTTCCGAACGCATGCCGGGCCGCGGCAATCAATTTGGCGCGCGTTTCGGCGATCATTTCCCTGCGGGGCTTGTGCATCTCTTCTGGCCTTATCCACATACGTCACGTATGCCAATTGACATACGCGACGTATGATCTATTTAGTTCATACGCATCGTATGTAATTTCCGAATCGCCTTTTGTCGAGGAACGGACCATGCAGAACCCCTATTCCGAGATCTTTCGAGCCCCTGGCGCCAAGGGCTTTGCCGCTGCAGGCTTCATGGCGCGCCTGCCGATCGCCATGGCGCCGATCGGCATCGTGGCGATGCTGTCGCAGACGCGTGGCGAATACTGGCTGGCGGGTGCCGTCTCGGCGACATTCGCGCTGGCCAACGCTTTCCTGGCGCCGCAGATCTCCAGGCTGGTCGACCGCCTCGGCCAGACATGGATCGTCGTGCCCACCACCATCATCTCCGTGCTGGCATTCCTGCTGCTGATTGCGTCGGCCAACCAGGATTGGCCGGTATGGACAATGTTCGTGTCGGCGCTGCTGGCAGCGGCCATGCCCAGCATGCCGGCAATGGTGCGCGCGCGCTGGACCGAGCTTTTTCGCGGCCGGCCGGAGATGAACACCGCCTTCGCCTTCGAATCGGCGGCCGACGAACTGGTCTATATCGCCGGCGCGTCGCTGTCGGTGGGCCTCAGTGCGGCGCTGTTTCCGGAAGCAGGCATGCTGGCGAGCACGTTGTTTCTCGCTTTGGGCTCGATAGCATTCATCCTGCAGCGATCGACCGAGCCGAAAGTGCGGCCGGTGGACCATGGTTCGACTGGCTCGGCAATCCGCCTGCGGCCGGTACAGATCATCACCTTCACCCTGATCTTCATCGGCGCGACCTTCGCGACGACGGAAGTGAGCACCGTGGCGATCACCAAGGAGTTCGGCCAAGCCGGTGCCGCAAGCCTGGTGATCGGCGTCTATGCGCTGGGATCGTTCGTGTTGGGCATCGTGGTCGGCGCGCTCAACCTCAAGACGCCGCTACAGCGCCAGCTGACCGTCGCGGTCGCCATCATCGCAGTCAGCACGATTTTGCCGCTCACCGCCGACAGCGTGCCGATTTTGGCGCTGACCGTCTTCATCAGCGGCGTGGCGATCTCGCCGACTTTCATCACGGCATTCGGCCTGATCGAACGGCATGTGCCGGAAGCGATGCTGACCGAGGGCATTACCTGGGTGACAACGGGAATCGGCATCGGCATGGCGCTGGGCTCTTTCGCCGCCGGCGCGGTGGTGGATGCGTTCGGCGCCCAGAACGGGTTCTGGGTCTCGGTGGTCGCGGGCGGCATCGCGCTGGTCACGGTGCTGCTCGGCCAGCGCAGTCTTGCCACTCACAAATGCGAGTTGGATGGGTGTGAAGCGGCCGTCGCTGCCGCGGAATGAACCATGACGCGTCCGGTTCAGCGGATCGGACGCTATTGCCGCCGTCGAACCTAGAGAATCTCGGTCTTGGCGATGTGGATGCCAAAACCTTCGAGGCCGACATAGTGGCGCTCGCGCGAGGCGATCAGCTTGATCGAGGAAATGCCGAGATCCTTCAGGATCTGCGCGCCGAGCCCGATCTCGCGCCATTCATTCTCGCGGCGGCGCGCCTCTTCGTGATCCTCGCGGTCGCCGCTCGCCGGCCGGTTGCGCTCCTGGTGGGCGACGCCGACCGAGCCCTCGCGCAGATAGACGATGACGCCGCGCTTGCGCTCGCCCATCGCCTTCATGATGCCGTCCAGCCGGTGGCTGGTGCCGAAGACGTCCGTCACCACGTCCTCGGAGTGCAGACGCACAGGCACCTCTTCTCCGTCGCGGATGTCGCCGAAGACGACGGCGACATGGTGCATGGAATCCCAGGGCAGCGTGTAAGTGAAGACCTGCGCCTTGCCGCCGAGCGTGTCGATCTCGGAGCATGCCACGCGTTCGACCAGCGTTTCCTTGCGTTGCCGGTAAGCAATGAGGTCGGCGACAGAAACCTGCTTGAGGCCGTGCTCCTCGGCAAAAGCCGCGACCTGCGGGCCGCGCTTGACGGTGCCGTCGTCATTGACCAGTTCCGAGATCACGCCGATCGGCGGCAGGCCGGCGAGCTTGCACAGATCGACGGCCGCCTCGGTATGGCCCGAACGCATCAGCACGCCGCCTTCGCGCGCGATGAGCGGGAAGATGTGGCCGGGGCGGACGAAATCGGAGGCGCCGACATTGCCGTTGGCGAGATTGCGCACGGTCAGCGTGCGGTCGTCGGCCGAAATGCCTGTCGTGGTACCATGCTTGAAATCGACGCTGACGGTGAAGGCGGTGGTGTGCGCCGAATCATTGTCGGCGACCATCGGCGCAAGGTTGAGGCGCTTGGCCTCCTCGCGCGGCATCGGCGTGCAGACGATGCCCGAAGTGTTGCGCACGATGAAGGCCATCTTTTCCGGCGTGCAATGGACGGCGGCGACGATCAGGTCGCCCTCGTTCTCGCGCCCGTCATCATCCATGACGACGACGATCTCGCCGCGCTCGAAAGCCCGGATTGCTTCGACGATCTTCTTCTGGTCGTAAGACATGGAATGCTCGCTTCGCTCGCAAGGGAGTAGGGGAATAGGGCAGTAAGGCAGTAGGGGAAAGGAAAAATTGCTCGTCTCGCGGGCAGCTTAACAGACTGCCCTACTGCCCTACTGCCCTACTGCCTTCCTTACCTGTCTGTCCTCGGTGCCGCAGATAATGGTCGGCGATTGCGCAGGCAACCATCGCCTCGCCGATCGGTACGGCGCGAATGCCCACACACGGATCATGGCGACCCTTGGTCATCACTTCGACGTCGTTGCCGTCCTTGTCGATCGACTTCCGGGGCGTCAGGATCGAAGACGTCGGCTTGACGGCGAAGCGGGCGATGATCGCCTGGCCGGTCGAGATGCCGCCAAGGATGCCGCCGGCATTGTTGGACAGGAACACCGGCTGGCCGTCATTGCCGATGCGCATCTCGTCGGCATTCTGTTCGCCGGTGATGCGGGCGGCCTCGAAGCCGTTGCCGATCTCGACGCCCTTGACGGCGTTGATCGACATCAGGCCTGACGCGATATCCTGGTCGAGCTTTGCGTAGATCGGCGCGCCGAGGCCGGCCGGAACGCCGTCGGCGACGATCTCGATCACGGCGCCGACGGAGGAACCCGCCTTGCGGATGCCGTCGAGATAGCTCGTGAAAACGGGAACGGACGCCGGATCCGGCGTGAAGAACGGATTGTCCGCGTCGCCAATGAAATTCCAGTTCCAGTTGGCGCGGTCGATCGACTTCTCGCCCATCGATACCAGTGCACCGCGCACCACCATGCCCGGCACGACCTTGCGGGCGAGGGCTCCGGCGGCGACCCGAGCCGCGGTCTCGCGCGCCGAGGATCGGCCGCCGCCGCGATAGTCGCGCACGCCGTATTTGACGTCATAGGTGTAGTCCGCATGGCCCGGCCTGTACTGGCGGGCGATCTCTCCATAGTCCTTCGAGCGCTGGTCGACATTCTCGATCAGCATGGAGATCGGCGTACCTGTCGTGATCATCGTCTCGCCGTCATCGTCAAGGATGAAGCCCGACAGCACCTTCACTTCGTCAGGCTCACGGCGCTGCGTGACGAAGCGCGACTGTCCGGGCCGGCGCTTGTCGAGTTCGGCCTGGATTTCGTCACGCGTGAAGCGGATGCCGGGT
Protein-coding regions in this window:
- the aroC gene encoding chorismate synthase, with translation MSHNTFGHLFRVTTWGESHGAALGCVVDGCPPGIRFTRDEIQAELDKRRPGQSRFVTQRREPDEVKVLSGFILDDDGETMITTGTPISMLIENVDQRSKDYGEIARQYRPGHADYTYDVKYGVRDYRGGGRSSARETAARVAAGALARKVVPGMVVRGALVSMGEKSIDRANWNWNFIGDADNPFFTPDPASVPVFTSYLDGIRKAGSSVGAVIEIVADGVPAGLGAPIYAKLDQDIASGLMSINAVKGVEIGNGFEAARITGEQNADEMRIGNDGQPVFLSNNAGGILGGISTGQAIIARFAVKPTSSILTPRKSIDKDGNDVEVMTKGRHDPCVGIRAVPIGEAMVACAIADHYLRHRGQTGKEGSRAVGQ
- a CDS encoding MFS transporter; its protein translation is MQNPYSEIFRAPGAKGFAAAGFMARLPIAMAPIGIVAMLSQTRGEYWLAGAVSATFALANAFLAPQISRLVDRLGQTWIVVPTTIISVLAFLLLIASANQDWPVWTMFVSALLAAAMPSMPAMVRARWTELFRGRPEMNTAFAFESAADELVYIAGASLSVGLSAALFPEAGMLASTLFLALGSIAFILQRSTEPKVRPVDHGSTGSAIRLRPVQIITFTLIFIGATFATTEVSTVAITKEFGQAGAASLVIGVYALGSFVLGIVVGALNLKTPLQRQLTVAVAIIAVSTILPLTADSVPILALTVFISGVAISPTFITAFGLIERHVPEAMLTEGITWVTTGIGIGMALGSFAAGAVVDAFGAQNGFWVSVVAGGIALVTVLLGQRSLATHKCELDGCEAAVAAAE
- the ribB gene encoding 3,4-dihydroxy-2-butanone-4-phosphate synthase yields the protein MSYDQKKIVEAIRAFERGEIVVVMDDDGRENEGDLIVAAVHCTPEKMAFIVRNTSGIVCTPMPREEAKRLNLAPMVADNDSAHTTAFTVSVDFKHGTTTGISADDRTLTVRNLANGNVGASDFVRPGHIFPLIAREGGVLMRSGHTEAAVDLCKLAGLPPIGVISELVNDDGTVKRGPQVAAFAEEHGLKQVSVADLIAYRQRKETLVERVACSEIDTLGGKAQVFTYTLPWDSMHHVAVVFGDIRDGEEVPVRLHSEDVVTDVFGTSHRLDGIMKAMGERKRGVIVYLREGSVGVAHQERNRPASGDREDHEEARRRENEWREIGLGAQILKDLGISSIKLIASRERHYVGLEGFGIHIAKTEIL